A part of Liolophura sinensis isolate JHLJ2023 chromosome 1, CUHK_Ljap_v2, whole genome shotgun sequence genomic DNA contains:
- the LOC135477603 gene encoding cerebellar degeneration-related protein 2-like, whose protein sequence is MDSPESDEEGWYQNDLILAAQLGKTLLERNRDLENQIFQYQQINADQACEIESLTKQLDALRDVNDSRMKIYEELDRTSQEMEKLNLSLTQQSRSDKERIQRLCSAVDDLEMRCEELQVKADEAKASERKSKEKKKNWSFPNLPEALALDLRKNLYNDSLGWTYVDQFRSLPQNPYEVEIRRSQEMIRNMRSQVTVERKKNGELEEVIGNLERENQSLESRNRELEQKITEAKEREVYFEVVQSKYEQLCKIFGNDAGLTHAHKRGIIESDVEHDDPQVSSEGRYAKLGDGGSVYGSSESISKVVSETGEMAPSANSEGENVEGGVSILNEISAQYTALIQQYEELLTTLSKRPDEESRASKVVVAKLHKEVQTLFNLSLQKTVPKTDTATSPIESVPTYKALFKDIFATLKKSQIEEEKENQDEDALPGSSIVARSKSADTLASTTSGATQSKDKGGLAKKRATSKPALNK, encoded by the exons ATCTGATACTAGCCGCCCAGCTGGGGAAGACGTTACTGGAGAGGAATCGAGATTTAGAGAATCAAATTTTCCAGTACCAGCAGATTAACGCAGATCAAGCCTGTGAAATTGAG aGTTTGACCAAACAGTTAGACGCTCTGCGGGACGTCAATGACTCGCGGATGAAGATCTATGAGGAACTAGATCGTACGAGTCAAGAGATGGAGAAGCTGAACCTGTCGTTAACTCAGCAGTCCCGTTCTGACAAGGAGAGGATCCAGAG ACTCTGTTCGGCCGTGGATGACCTTGAGATGAGGTGTGAAGAGCTACAGGTCAAGGCCGATGAGGCAAAAGCATCAGAGAGAAAGAGtaaagagaagaagaaaaactggAGTTTTCCGAATTTACCGGAAGCGCTAGCTTTGGATTTGCGTAAGAATTTGTACAATGACTCTCTGGGTTGGACATATGTTGATCAGTTCCGATCTCTGCCACAAAACCCTTACGAGGTGGAAATTCGGCGATCTCAGGAAATGATCAGAAATATGCGGTCTCAGGTTACAGtggagagaaagaaaaatggtGAACTAGAAGAAGTGATAGGGAACCTGGAGCGGGAAAATCAAAGTCTGGAATCAAGGAATCGGGAACTGGAGCAGAAGATAACAGAGGCTAAAGAGAGGGAAGTGTATTTTGAAGTAGTGCAATCAAAATATGAGCAACTATGCAAAATATTCGGTAATGATGCAGGTTTAACGCATGCGCATAAGAGAGGTATAATAGAAAGTGACGTAGAGCATGACGACCCTCAGGTCAGTAGTGAGGGCAGGTATGCTAAACTGGGGGACGGGGGTAGTGTATATGGGAGCAGTGAATCCATCAGCAAGGTGGTGAGTGAGACTGGCGAGATGGCCCCGTCTGCAAACTCCGAAGGTGAGAATGTAGAGGGAGGGGTGTCCATTTTGAATGAGATAAGTGCCCAGTACACAGCGCTTATTCAGCAGTATGAAGAACTGCTGACCACGCTCAGTAAGAGACCGGATGAAGAGAGTAGAGCCTCCAAAGTGGTGGTCGCCAAACTTCATAAGGAGGTACAAACATTATTTAACCTCAGCCTTCAAAAAACAGTGCCTAAAACGGACACTGCTACATCGCCTATTGAAAGTGTGCCAACGTATAAGGCCTTGTTCAAAGACATATTCGCCACGCTGAAAAAATCTCAGATAGAAGAAGAAAAGGAAAACCAAGATGAAGATGCTCTTCCCGGAAGTAGTATTGTCGCCCGGAGCAAATCAGCAGACACGCTGGCCTCCACGACTTCAGGAGCTACTCAGTCTAAAGACAAAGGCGGCCTAGCCAAAAAACGGGCAACTTCCAAACCGGCACTAAACAAATGA